The Thomasclavelia ramosa DSM 1402 genome includes a region encoding these proteins:
- a CDS encoding glycoside hydrolase family 1 protein: MKKKELRKDFLWGAALSNVQAEGGYLEDGKGLNVYDTLVVTPEPGIESQYSDTKVATDHYHHFKEDIDLMAEMGIKAYRFSIIWSRIHPNGDDEANEKGLDFYEEMIDYMLSKGIEPVVSLVHFDMPDHLMRAYNGFFNKKVIDFYVEHVRCIAKRMNDKVKYWITYNETNLAPYQSDLVAGTNKPDYMSKEEFYSQLYINIQVAHARAVLAIKKEIPDAMVGGMVNYCLFQPATTTSRDMIACEFSHKFMNYLSFDIMTSGYLPEYFVSFMEKRDIECEFNNEEQEDVLKASKELGYLAISYYRSMMVTSYRTIKNESIIDFENNLLWGKGFVQNPLYNASEWNWTIDPDALRLSLIQLHERYHLPIFIVENGIGIKEEMINGKIYDDNRIDYYQEHIQAMKTAIENDGVDVIGYLAWSSIDFLSAHKEMLKRYGFIYINRDVEDLKDLKRYPKKSFYWYKKCIASNGNDLENNVEYW, translated from the coding sequence ATGAAAAAGAAAGAATTAAGAAAAGATTTTTTATGGGGAGCTGCGTTAAGCAATGTTCAAGCAGAAGGTGGCTACCTAGAAGATGGAAAGGGATTAAATGTATATGACACACTTGTTGTTACACCTGAACCTGGGATTGAATCTCAATATAGTGATACTAAGGTTGCAACAGATCATTATCATCATTTTAAAGAGGATATTGATTTAATGGCCGAAATGGGCATTAAAGCTTACCGTTTCTCAATTATTTGGTCACGGATACATCCTAATGGCGACGATGAAGCTAATGAAAAGGGATTAGACTTTTATGAAGAAATGATTGATTATATGTTATCGAAGGGAATTGAACCAGTTGTTTCCTTAGTTCATTTTGATATGCCTGATCATCTGATGAGGGCATATAATGGTTTTTTTAATAAAAAAGTTATAGACTTTTATGTTGAACATGTAAGGTGTATTGCTAAAAGAATGAATGATAAAGTTAAATACTGGATTACTTATAATGAAACAAATCTTGCTCCATATCAAAGTGATTTGGTTGCTGGAACTAATAAGCCTGATTATATGAGTAAAGAAGAATTTTATTCTCAACTATATATTAATATTCAAGTTGCTCATGCAAGGGCAGTTTTAGCAATAAAAAAAGAAATACCTGATGCTATGGTTGGTGGAATGGTTAATTATTGTTTGTTCCAACCTGCAACTACTACTTCAAGGGATATGATTGCTTGTGAATTCTCGCATAAATTCATGAATTATCTTTCCTTTGATATTATGACATCAGGATACTTACCGGAATATTTTGTTTCTTTCATGGAAAAAAGAGATATTGAATGTGAATTTAATAATGAAGAACAAGAGGATGTACTTAAGGCTTCTAAAGAATTAGGATATTTAGCTATATCTTATTATCGTTCAATGATGGTTACATCATATAGAACTATTAAAAATGAATCAATAATAGATTTTGAAAACAATCTTTTATGGGGGAAAGGATTTGTACAAAATCCATTATATAACGCAAGTGAATGGAATTGGACAATTGATCCTGATGCTCTTAGATTGTCATTAATTCAATTACACGAACGTTATCATCTACCTATTTTTATTGTTGAAAATGGAATAGGTATCAAAGAGGAAATGATTAATGGTAAAATTTATGATGATAATCGTATAGATTATTATCAAGAACATATTCAAGCTATGAAAACTGCGATTGAAAATGATGGTGTAGATGTTATTGGGTATCTAGCTTGGAGTAGTATTGATTTTCTAAGTGCCCACAAAGAAATGTTGAAGCGATATGGATTTATTTATATTAATAGGGATGTTGAAGATTTAAAGGACCTAAAGAGATATCCAAAGAAATCATTTTATTGGTATAAAAAATGTATTGCAAGCAATGGTAATGATTTGGAAAATAATGTAGAGTATTGGTGA
- a CDS encoding class I mannose-6-phosphate isomerase, with protein MSILFFKPIPRPAIWGHTLVKDYFDYCDFPDGIGQSWSFSAQENASTVCITEPFVGKTLHELWNGHQELFGHPNEPFPVIISLVGPEDDLSIQVHPDNIYALKEGFNSGKNEAWYFIEAMPNYNIVYGHNASSPEDLKDYIRNEHWDDLIRYLDVKSDDFVYLPAGLLHALRKGSVVYEIQQATDITYRFYDYHRKDSQGNERELHLDKAIECLNYDQSKMENNVQPIEKKYDNIKETVYISNDSFTVTKLEVNGLSSYIYNNYQLATVVKGCGKADGVEIKMGDNFIIPINNKVEFDGQMIIMMTTK; from the coding sequence ATGAGTATATTATTTTTTAAGCCTATACCTCGTCCTGCAATATGGGGACATACACTTGTCAAAGATTATTTTGACTATTGCGATTTCCCGGATGGTATAGGGCAATCATGGTCTTTTAGCGCGCAAGAAAACGCTTCTACAGTTTGTATTACTGAACCATTTGTTGGTAAGACATTGCATGAATTATGGAACGGTCATCAAGAATTGTTTGGTCATCCAAACGAACCATTCCCAGTTATTATTTCATTGGTTGGTCCTGAAGATGATTTAAGTATTCAAGTACATCCCGATAATATTTATGCTTTAAAAGAAGGTTTTAATAGCGGGAAAAATGAGGCTTGGTACTTTATTGAAGCAATGCCAAATTACAATATTGTTTATGGTCATAATGCTTCAAGTCCAGAAGATTTAAAGGATTATATAAGAAACGAACACTGGGATGATCTAATAAGATATCTAGATGTGAAATCTGATGATTTTGTATATTTGCCGGCTGGATTGTTACACGCCTTGAGAAAAGGGAGTGTAGTTTATGAAATACAACAAGCAACAGATATTACTTATCGTTTTTATGACTATCATCGAAAAGATTCTCAAGGTAATGAACGTGAATTACATTTAGATAAAGCTATTGAATGTCTAAATTATGATCAATCAAAAATGGAAAATAATGTTCAACCAATTGAAAAAAAATATGACAACATTAAGGAAACTGTCTATATATCCAATGACTCATTTACAGTTACAAAGTTAGAAGTAAATGGATTGAGTAGCTATATTTATAATAACTATCAACTAGCAACGGTTGTTAAAGGTTGTGGAAAGGCTGATGGTGTTGAAATAAAAATGGGAGATAATTTTATCATTCCTATAAATAATAAAGTAGAATTTGATGGTCAGATGATAATTATGATGACCACAAAATAA
- a CDS encoding zinc ribbon domain-containing protein: MYCRKCGNPIDNKTVFCKICGEKIIKLEQKSYEEKYLEKNAKSDLKKQDKYCDLKNPYVIPAITVSCIGFILGVFPYPAAWEVGTSLWLSVVILVFALLGAYHSVKATQVNRFYAQKYCYTIKEKTVKVARILSTVTILADLFVFMSRI; this comes from the coding sequence ATGTATTGTCGAAAATGTGGGAATCCGATAGATAACAAAACAGTTTTTTGTAAAATATGTGGCGAGAAGATTATCAAGTTGGAACAAAAAAGTTATGAAGAAAAGTATTTAGAAAAAAATGCAAAAAGTGATTTGAAAAAGCAAGACAAATATTGTGATTTAAAGAATCCATATGTTATCCCAGCAATTACAGTTTCGTGTATTGGGTTTATACTAGGTGTTTTTCCTTATCCAGCAGCATGGGAAGTTGGTACAAGTCTATGGTTAAGTGTTGTTATTCTAGTCTTTGCATTATTGGGGGCTTATCATAGTGTAAAAGCAACCCAAGTTAATAGATTTTATGCACAAAAATACTGTTATACCATTAAAGAAAAAACAGTTAAGGTAGCGAGAATATTGTCAACAGTCACAATTTTAGCGGATCTTTTTGTATTCATGTCAAGAATTTAA
- a CDS encoding zinc ribbon domain-containing protein, translating to MKTCPCCHNEILDDAIYCDYCGKELTKKEEDVSRVVELKENPQKNYFCQLGLILFLFSMVILDFFMATVVHNTVGNSRIVFYISSVFYILALATEGFALFVDYNAVKQGYRKNGNLGLALATMALSSYFLLVNIFGVILK from the coding sequence ATGAAGACTTGTCCATGCTGTCATAACGAAATACTCGATGATGCAATATATTGTGATTATTGTGGGAAGGAATTAACAAAAAAAGAAGAAGATGTTTCTAGAGTTGTTGAATTAAAAGAGAATCCACAAAAAAACTATTTCTGCCAACTGGGTCTTATCTTATTTCTATTTTCAATGGTTATTTTAGATTTTTTTATGGCAACTGTAGTTCATAATACTGTCGGAAACTCTCGTATTGTTTTCTATATTAGCAGTGTTTTCTATATACTAGCTTTAGCAACTGAAGGGTTTGCGCTTTTTGTTGATTACAATGCTGTTAAACAAGGATATAGAAAGAATGGTAATTTAGGATTAGCGTTAGCTACTATGGCTTTAAGTTCGTATTTTTTACTCGTAAATATATTTGGTGTTATTTTAAAATAA
- a CDS encoding PTS sugar transporter subunit IIC has translation MSKKEKNSFVDKIMGPMDKISSPLIKFGQIPFIQGLQRGMVSSIGVTMVGSIFLVICLFGADGNITEKALLPFLTPYIDQLSLINSLSMNIMAIYMCVAMGAEYADIKDINKTTGAVGALFAFILLNYNGIAATSEGVNALEITYWGSAGIVTAIIAMAISVNVIHLCYKYNIMIKLPSSVPPAISDSFSSIVPYLFVALICWSIRTIMGFDIPAVITNILLPVLSGADNIFVFCFAYFFASLCWVCGIHGDNIVGTVISPMLQTWMIENTEAYTAGLAAPHIWIDQLNRLFQYVSTCWPILIYMYMSSKKLPQLKPLAVLSTPSMIFCIVEPLMFGLPIVLNPFLAIPFVLIHTITAAVSYLLTSIGFVGRFVISIPWATPSPILAYLATAGSIGAVLLVFINFAIGMVIMYPFWKAYEKNEIKKLEEQKATEVAV, from the coding sequence ATGTCTAAAAAGGAAAAAAATTCTTTTGTAGATAAGATTATGGGACCTATGGATAAAATTTCCAGTCCGTTAATCAAATTTGGTCAAATTCCATTTATTCAAGGTTTACAAAGAGGAATGGTTTCGTCAATTGGTGTTACAATGGTTGGATCAATCTTTTTGGTTATTTGTTTATTTGGAGCTGATGGAAATATTACAGAAAAAGCATTATTACCGTTTTTAACACCATATATTGACCAATTGTCATTAATTAATAGTTTGTCAATGAATATCATGGCAATTTATATGTGTGTGGCAATGGGAGCTGAATATGCTGATATTAAGGATATTAATAAAACTACTGGTGCTGTAGGAGCGTTATTTGCGTTCATTTTATTAAACTATAACGGTATCGCAGCAACTTCTGAAGGTGTAAATGCATTAGAAATTACATATTGGGGTAGTGCGGGGATTGTTACTGCTATTATTGCGATGGCGATATCTGTAAATGTTATTCATTTATGTTACAAATATAACATTATGATCAAATTACCAAGTAGTGTACCACCGGCAATTTCAGATAGTTTTTCATCTATTGTGCCATATTTATTTGTTGCTTTAATTTGTTGGTCAATTCGTACTATTATGGGATTCGACATTCCTGCAGTAATCACAAATATTTTATTACCAGTTCTTTCCGGTGCGGATAACATCTTTGTTTTCTGTTTTGCATATTTCTTTGCCTCATTATGTTGGGTATGTGGTATTCATGGTGATAATATTGTGGGGACAGTTATCTCTCCAATGTTACAAACTTGGATGATTGAAAATACAGAAGCATATACAGCTGGTTTAGCAGCACCTCATATATGGATTGATCAATTAAATAGATTATTCCAATATGTATCTACTTGTTGGCCGATCTTAATCTACATGTATATGAGTTCTAAAAAGTTACCACAATTAAAACCACTAGCTGTGTTATCAACACCATCAATGATTTTCTGTATTGTGGAACCTTTGATGTTTGGGTTACCTATTGTATTAAATCCTTTCTTAGCAATTCCATTTGTGTTAATTCATACTATTACTGCTGCAGTAAGTTATTTGTTAACCTCAATTGGTTTCGTAGGAAGATTTGTTATAAGCATTCCGTGGGCAACACCTTCGCCAATTTTAGCATATTTGGCAACTGCCGGATCAATTGGTGCAGTATTATTAGTATTTATTAACTTTGCAATCGGTATGGTTATCATGTATCCGTTCTGGAAAGCATATGAAAAGAACGAAATAAAAAAATTAGAAGAGCAGAAAGCTACTGAAGTAGCTGTTTAA
- a CDS encoding transcriptional regulator, translating into MIKGRETFKIFESNIRLKMVAGLSKSNLTYNQLRELCNCSDGNIATHTKKLVSAGFIDVKKEFVNNKPKTTYNLTEYGQKEFKEYIKFLKKIIEETEK; encoded by the coding sequence ATGATAAAAGGAAGAGAAACCTTTAAAATTTTTGAATCAAATATTAGGCTAAAAATGGTTGCAGGATTATCAAAATCTAATTTGACTTATAATCAGCTACGAGAGCTTTGCAATTGTAGTGATGGTAATATAGCAACACATACTAAAAAACTAGTTTCTGCTGGTTTTATAGATGTAAAAAAAGAATTTGTCAACAATAAACCAAAAACAACTTACAATTTGACAGAATATGGGCAAAAGGAATTTAAGGAGTACATTAAATTTTTAAAAAAAATTATTGAAGAAACGGAGAAATAA
- a CDS encoding putative immunity protein has translation MVKLKRMLGDIDDPTVVVLMALIESQSAETLANWSLNYVEQNLLSIYQDKYPDDARLKHIICETRKYLAGTKTKKEQRMLLKEAKELIKDVEETIVPLAIVRAILIACATKDSPTNALGYTFYAVAAIVYHQAGLCENKEIYDQLAKEEFKKVLKSLQLIAIDNENNPVKVKWYC, from the coding sequence ATGGTAAAATTAAAAAGAATGTTAGGCGATATAGATGATCCTACGGTGGTTGTATTAATGGCTTTAATTGAGAGTCAAAGTGCTGAAACATTAGCAAATTGGAGTTTGAATTACGTGGAACAAAATTTATTAAGTATTTATCAAGATAAATATCCTGATGATGCAAGGTTAAAACATATTATTTGTGAAACTAGAAAATATTTAGCTGGTACTAAAACAAAAAAAGAACAAAGAATGCTTTTAAAAGAAGCTAAGGAGCTTATCAAAGATGTTGAGGAGACAATTGTACCTTTGGCAATTGTGCGAGCAATTTTAATTGCATGTGCAACAAAAGATTCACCAACAAATGCTCTAGGTTATACTTTTTATGCTGTGGCAGCAATAGTGTATCATCAAGCTGGCTTATGTGAAAATAAAGAAATATATGATCAGCTTGCTAAAGAAGAGTTTAAAAAAGTATTAAAATCACTGCAACTGATAGCAATAGATAATGAAAATAATCCAGTTAAAGTTAAATGGTATTGTTAA
- a CDS encoding HNH endonuclease signature motif containing protein, producing the protein MSRESISEDVKRKLYAESIGRCMNPSCQRELFRKDGDIIEKAHILPYCETADNSFENLIILCPNCHKDFDKNSLFTADEVKEWKKIRENEVNRFFQRKFETFDELKKEVAPLLLENKTIYENYYLGHNKKLWDKFELKILVNNRKIKKLFEKNFDLIQRHPKKEYSNLAYIHRFMLHIDEFETTRGEDEKNRQVLFPKIINSMFGIKPIEEFLLPSTETLEDLITKLTADGKFETIVLGIDNPYIQLIENDESSKLYLFDTPRLRQLYFDYDCCKYAKVRLESLNFALKYMKSRDVFYRFFTYNNLREVDVNGVKLVFVYEYCLSEVELLNLMPEENDVIVNLHNWNGESCISKQAYELAEKMKVTLLTMNDFYKYIYEIKKQ; encoded by the coding sequence ATGAGTAGAGAAAGTATATCAGAAGATGTTAAAAGAAAATTATATGCAGAATCAATAGGAAGATGCATGAATCCTAGCTGTCAAAGAGAATTGTTTAGAAAAGATGGAGATATAATTGAAAAGGCACATATTCTTCCTTATTGTGAAACTGCTGATAATTCATTTGAAAATCTAATAATCTTGTGTCCTAATTGTCATAAGGATTTCGATAAAAATTCTTTGTTTACAGCTGATGAAGTTAAAGAATGGAAGAAAATTAGAGAAAATGAGGTTAATAGATTTTTTCAAAGAAAATTTGAAACTTTTGATGAATTAAAGAAAGAAGTAGCACCACTTCTTTTAGAAAATAAAACAATTTATGAAAATTATTATTTAGGTCATAATAAGAAATTATGGGATAAATTTGAACTTAAAATATTAGTAAATAATAGAAAAATAAAAAAACTGTTTGAGAAAAATTTTGACTTGATTCAACGTCATCCAAAAAAAGAATATTCAAATTTAGCATATATACATAGATTTATGTTACATATAGATGAATTTGAAACCACTCGTGGTGAAGATGAAAAGAATAGACAGGTTCTTTTTCCTAAAATAATTAACTCTATGTTTGGAATAAAGCCAATTGAAGAGTTTCTTTTACCATCTACAGAAACCTTAGAAGATTTAATAACAAAATTAACAGCTGATGGTAAATTTGAAACTATAGTTTTGGGAATAGATAATCCATATATTCAATTAATTGAGAACGATGAATCAAGTAAATTGTATTTATTTGATACCCCCAGATTGAGGCAATTATATTTTGACTATGATTGTTGTAAATATGCTAAGGTTAGATTAGAAAGTTTAAACTTTGCATTAAAATATATGAAATCCAGAGACGTATTTTATAGATTTTTTACGTACAACAATTTAAGAGAAGTTGATGTGAATGGTGTCAAATTAGTTTTTGTATATGAATATTGTTTGAGTGAGGTTGAACTATTAAATCTAATGCCAGAAGAAAATGATGTTATTGTTAATTTACATAATTGGAACGGGGAATCTTGTATTTCCAAACAAGCATATGAACTTGCCGAAAAAATGAAAGTAACATTGTTAACTATGAATGATTTTTATAAATACATATATGAGATTAAAAAGCAATAA
- a CDS encoding PDDEXK nuclease domain-containing protein: MNTELINAYWNIGRIIVEDELKSQRGEYGKKQLLTLSKTLTNKFGKGFSRANLQNMRLLYLKYPNCQTLSSKLSWSHYCELLYISDDDKRSFYEKEAINANWSVRELKRQISTSLFERLLLSNGETNKKKVLELALKGNEIAKPEDIVKDPYVFEFLCLPENKPMMESDLEEALVRQIEKFLLKLGKGFMFVGTQQRITFGNTHYYVDMVFYNKILKSYVLIELKTIKLMPEAVGQLNMYLNYYTAEINDENDNPPIGLILCTDKGNVDMQYALGGLSNNIFASKYVTYMPDKEQLIAQVEAVLSSNDNKNELT; encoded by the coding sequence ATTAATACTGAGTTAATTAATGCATATTGGAATATAGGACGTATTATAGTTGAGGATGAGTTAAAATCTCAGCGTGGCGAATATGGAAAAAAACAATTACTTACACTATCGAAAACTCTTACAAATAAATTTGGAAAAGGATTTTCTCGAGCAAATCTTCAAAATATGAGATTGCTTTATTTAAAATATCCAAATTGCCAGACACTGTCTAGCAAATTAAGTTGGTCACATTATTGCGAATTATTATATATATCTGATGATGACAAACGTAGTTTCTATGAAAAAGAAGCAATTAATGCAAATTGGTCAGTAAGAGAGTTAAAAAGACAAATTAGCACTTCATTATTTGAAAGATTGTTATTATCAAATGGGGAGACTAATAAAAAGAAGGTTCTTGAATTAGCGTTAAAAGGAAATGAAATTGCTAAACCAGAGGATATAGTAAAAGATCCTTATGTTTTTGAATTTCTTTGTCTGCCAGAAAATAAACCAATGATGGAATCTGATTTGGAAGAAGCTCTTGTTAGACAAATTGAAAAGTTTCTTTTGAAACTTGGAAAAGGATTTATGTTTGTAGGAACTCAGCAAAGGATAACATTCGGAAATACGCATTATTATGTGGATATGGTTTTCTATAACAAAATTTTAAAATCTTATGTATTGATAGAATTAAAAACTATCAAATTAATGCCTGAAGCAGTTGGGCAACTTAATATGTACTTGAATTATTATACAGCAGAAATTAATGATGAAAATGATAATCCACCAATTGGATTGATTTTATGCACTGATAAAGGCAATGTTGATATGCAGTATGCATTAGGAGGATTGAGTAATAATATTTTTGCTTCAAAATATGTAACATATATGCCTGATAAGGAACAATTAATTGCTCAGGTTGAAGCTGTATTATCATCTAATGATAATAAAAACGAATTGACTTAA
- a CDS encoding AIPR family protein, whose amino-acid sequence MITKTFKVKANTFRKLDDPFENGKSKKYVFYVKTSDIPEGIPMATNPREQKLSSSVAKAIEESLCSNDGYFHLKNRGIVISAGKVIFNNKKEEVTIEFDDNALHGNIDGGHTYKIICEHKDDSKIDQYVQFEIMTGVEDIIEDLARARNTSVQVDEKSMAELANKFDPIKEGLEGMPFYNRIAFKQNQIEIDNTNGKNLKMIDAREIVAIINMFNIDRFDFKTHPTQAYSSKAKMLSIYLENPEHYRKFVNIAPDIFDLYDAIETEFADAYNEAGGRYGRKKYSGYKDGRIVGKSKFEQNELTYKIPDGLLYPVVAAFRTLVVDNNVTGKYEWYNGVDPIKIWKKCKVELVNKIMSFANSIGDNPNAVGKDQNIWDLAYMTVLFQKE is encoded by the coding sequence ATGATTACAAAAACATTTAAAGTTAAAGCAAATACATTTAGAAAATTAGATGATCCATTTGAAAATGGAAAATCAAAAAAATATGTATTTTATGTAAAAACATCGGATATCCCTGAGGGAATTCCTATGGCAACCAATCCACGTGAACAAAAATTATCTTCATCTGTTGCTAAAGCCATTGAGGAATCATTATGTAGCAATGATGGGTACTTTCATTTAAAAAATCGTGGTATTGTAATATCAGCAGGAAAAGTCATTTTTAATAACAAGAAAGAGGAAGTAACGATTGAATTTGATGATAACGCCCTCCATGGAAATATTGATGGTGGTCATACATATAAAATTATTTGCGAACACAAAGATGATTCAAAAATTGATCAATATGTACAATTTGAGATTATGACAGGTGTAGAAGATATTATAGAAGATTTGGCTAGGGCACGTAATACATCTGTACAAGTCGATGAAAAATCCATGGCTGAATTAGCTAATAAATTTGATCCAATTAAAGAAGGACTTGAAGGAATGCCATTCTATAATAGAATTGCTTTCAAACAAAATCAAATAGAAATTGATAACACAAATGGAAAAAATTTAAAAATGATTGATGCTAGAGAAATTGTTGCTATTATAAATATGTTTAATATCGATCGTTTTGATTTCAAAACACACCCAACTCAAGCATATTCTTCTAAAGCAAAAATGTTATCCATATATCTTGAAAATCCTGAGCACTATAGAAAATTCGTTAATATTGCACCAGATATTTTTGATCTTTATGATGCAATAGAAACTGAGTTTGCAGATGCTTATAACGAAGCAGGAGGACGATATGGTAGAAAAAAATATTCTGGTTATAAAGATGGACGCATTGTTGGAAAAAGTAAATTTGAGCAAAATGAACTTACATACAAAATACCAGATGGTCTTCTATATCCAGTAGTGGCTGCTTTTAGAACTTTAGTTGTTGATAACAATGTAACAGGAAAATATGAGTGGTATAATGGAGTGGATCCAATTAAAATTTGGAAAAAATGCAAAGTAGAATTAGTAAATAAAATAATGAGTTTTGCTAATTCAATTGGTGATAATCCAAATGCAGTTGGTAAGGATCAAAATATTTGGGATTTAGCATATATGACTGTATTATTTCAAAAAGAGTAA
- a CDS encoding helix-turn-helix domain-containing protein: MSYSIHIRLKEILDSRNITQKELAKMANIRESTISDICRGTRTVMNFEHIAKIAEVLKITDISDLIELTKK; encoded by the coding sequence ATGAGCTATTCTATACACATTCGATTAAAAGAAATTTTAGATAGTAGAAACATCACACAAAAAGAGCTTGCCAAAATGGCTAATATTAGAGAATCAACAATAAGCGATATTTGTCGTGGAACTCGAACAGTAATGAATTTTGAACATATTGCCAAAATTGCAGAAGTTCTAAAAATAACAGATATTAGCGATTTAATTGAACTCACTAAAAAATAA
- a CDS encoding helix-turn-helix domain-containing protein codes for MTTGDKIKKIRNYRGLTQKQLGELSGIHEVAIRKYELNKVMPKQEQLLKIANALNVPLNTFYEYHIDEKPDILPLLFAIDEKFPLKIQRKGTKYTLEFDDDDLNRFLHNWMSLKEMLTEGFETHQNYELWKLLCPFNEKTYIDVEDTRNENISNRD; via the coding sequence ATGACAACAGGTGATAAAATAAAAAAAATCAGAAATTATAGAGGATTAACACAAAAGCAATTAGGAGAGCTTTCGGGTATTCATGAGGTTGCTATTCGAAAGTATGAGTTGAACAAGGTTATGCCAAAGCAAGAACAGTTATTAAAAATTGCAAATGCATTAAATGTACCATTAAATACTTTTTATGAATATCATATTGATGAAAAACCTGATATATTACCTTTATTATTTGCAATAGATGAGAAGTTTCCTTTGAAAATACAAAGAAAAGGAACTAAATACACTTTAGAGTTTGATGATGATGATCTTAATCGTTTTTTACATAATTGGATGAGTTTAAAAGAAATGTTAACTGAAGGATTTGAAACGCATCAAAATTATGAATTATGGAAATTATTATGCCCATTTAATGAAAAGACGTATATTGATGTGGAAGATACAAGAAATGAAAACATTTCTAATAGAGATTAA
- a CDS encoding AAA family ATPase yields MSKPKLELISLEEVNAKSVDWLWYPYIPLGKVTIIQGDPGGGKTTLILRLSSLLSRGKPLPFENQDINKEPIKIIYQTAEDGYDDTIKPRLLDANADCSQIQFINEADIPLTMLDERIEEAIIRLQAKLFILDPIQAYLGSNVDMNRANEIRPLMKNLANIASRQNCAIVLVGHMNKTRGNKSIYRGIGTIDIPAAARSVLIVGELKSNLDIRAVIHDKSSLAPKGDAFAFKLSKEKGFQWIGKYDINSDELLAGYHKESEKSRATQFILEQLPSGPVASVEIFKQAKINNICERTLNQAKAELNVRSKK; encoded by the coding sequence ATGAGTAAACCAAAATTAGAATTGATTTCATTAGAGGAAGTTAATGCTAAAAGCGTAGATTGGTTATGGTATCCGTATATTCCATTAGGAAAGGTAACAATTATTCAAGGTGATCCTGGCGGAGGAAAGACAACATTAATTCTCCGTCTTTCTTCCCTCCTATCTAGAGGTAAACCTCTTCCTTTTGAAAATCAAGATATAAACAAAGAACCTATTAAAATCATTTATCAAACTGCTGAAGATGGTTATGATGATACCATTAAACCTAGATTACTTGATGCTAATGCTGATTGTTCTCAAATTCAATTTATTAATGAAGCGGATATACCTTTAACTATGTTAGATGAAAGAATTGAAGAAGCAATAATTAGACTTCAAGCAAAATTATTTATTCTTGATCCAATTCAAGCCTATCTAGGTTCAAATGTTGATATGAATAGAGCCAATGAAATTCGACCACTTATGAAAAATCTAGCAAATATTGCAAGTAGACAAAATTGTGCAATCGTTTTAGTTGGTCATATGAATAAAACAAGAGGTAATAAATCAATATATCGAGGTATAGGTACCATTGATATTCCTGCTGCAGCTAGAAGTGTGTTAATAGTTGGTGAATTAAAAAGCAACCTAGATATTAGAGCAGTTATTCATGATAAAAGTAGTCTTGCTCCAAAAGGTGATGCATTTGCATTCAAATTAAGCAAAGAAAAAGGATTTCAATGGATTGGCAAATATGATATTAATTCCGATGAATTATTAGCCGGATACCATAAAGAATCTGAAAAATCAAGAGCCACCCAATTTATCTTAGAACAACTTCCATCTGGTCCAGTTGCCTCTGTAGAAATATTTAAGCAAGCAAAAATAAATAATATATGTGAAAGAACTCTCAATCAAGCTAAGGCAGAATTAAATGTCCGCTCAAAAAAATAG